One Drosophila virilis strain 15010-1051.87 chromosome 5, Dvir_AGI_RSII-ME, whole genome shotgun sequence DNA window includes the following coding sequences:
- the wech gene encoding protein wech: protein MMELLSNNQVPQQMSSSNATSAAAAAAAAAATGGANANVGSGSGSISSNASNSSERLLAGILESFPAWDLNVGLLPNVGQANGSPPRTDFFINNFLGGLETHGDFSMVGAIGSGATRHSKMSPESSNNSSISCGWCEVSASIRCLECNEFMCNDCLREHRNSPLSSNHSIVSLPTPIGASPTGGSSANAQTPASSNFICDIHNEMLRYVCDYCRKLVCQFCTLHEHKEHSYASIQNFMVGSKEKLEGAIESSQVGTRCIKSSIDKALAFIRLIERNCSELSDNIRKAFRQFIIAIEDRERFLLDFVEKLRQRRLAILHDQMAGLKSALAGLSETSDMLSKVADNACSMDQIEIAMKLTNGQRQMEQFAGIYKDLQPKQEVFAFAPPDYSLLQDIRNQGGVILVDDKNMPIVSSSNGIVAASNVVSAPANNIDMAFGLNSMASTAGPLSVASTTVRRPLLRDNSFRIPSPIMQPPRGGSACGMSSAALDWELNGLRSSPGLHFSAPRTTQAIPGCMDLVKVRNSNALSLSFATEGHEDGQVSRPWGLCVDKMGHVLVSDRRNNRVQVFNPDGSLKFKFGRKGVGNGEFDLPAGICVDVDNRIIVVDKDNHRVQIFTASGVFLLKFGSYGKEYGQFQYPWDVAVNSRRQIVVTDSRNHRIQQFDSEGRFIRQIVFDNHGQTKGIASPRGVCYTPTGNIIVSDFDNHCLYLIDPDINDILSVKGHEGSGFHEFNRPSGLCCDDEGRIIVADSKNQRILVFNQNLDFMWDIEVRPSINPLMPPTLDEKDRTCDVALMPDGRIVFLIELSPDSKEGSNPYKRFVHVF, encoded by the exons ATGATGGAACTCTTGTCAAACAATCAGGTTCCGCAACAAATGTCCAGCAGTAATGCGACcagcgctgccgccgccgccgccgccgccgccgccaccggcGGAGCCAATGCCAacgttggcagcggcagcggcagcatcagcagcaatgCCAGCAACTCCTCGGAGCGACTGCTGGCCGGCATACTGGAATCATTTCCCGCCTGGGATCTCAATGTCGGCCTGCTGCCCAACGTAGGCCAAGCCAACGG CTCGCCGCCACGCACTGatttctttattaacaattttctggGCGGCCTGGAAACACACGGTGACTTCAGCATGGTGGGCGCGATTGGCAGCGGCGCCACGCGCCATTCAAAAATGTCACCGGAATCGTCAAACAACTCGAGCATCAGCTGCGGCTGGTGCGAGGTGAGCGCCTCGATACGCTGCCTGGAGTGCAACGAGTTCATGTGCAACGATTGCCTGCGCGAGCATCGCAACAGTCCCTTGTCCTCGAATCATTCGATTGTCTCGCTGCCGACACCGATTGGCGCCTCACCCACCGGCGGCAGCTCGGCGAATGCCCAAACGCCGGCGAGCAGCAATTTCATTTGCGACATTCACAACGAGATGCTGCGCTATGTGTGCGATTATTGCCGGAAGCTGGTGTGCCAGTTTTGTACGCTGCACGAGCACAAGGAGCACAGCTATGCGTCCATACAGAACTTTATGGTTGGCTCCAAGGAGAAGCTCGAGGGCGCCATCGAGAGCAGCCAGGTGGGCACGCGCTGCATCAAGAGCAGCATCGATAAGGCGCTTGCCTTTATACGTCTCATCGAACGCAATTGCAGCGAGCTGAGCGATAATATACGCAAGGCGTTCCGTCAGTTCATCATTGCCATCGAGGATCGGGAGCGCTTTCTGCTCGACTTTGTCGAGAAGCTGCGTCAGCGTCGTCTCGCCATACTGCACGATCAGATGGCGGGCCTCAAGTCCGCCCTGGCCGGTCTCTCGGAGACCTCCGATATGCTTAGCAAGGTGGCGGACAATGCGTGCAGCATGGACCAGATCGAGATAGCCATGAAGCTGACCAATGGCCAGCGTCAGATGGAACAGTTTGCGGGCATCTACAAGGATCTGCAGCCCAAGCAGGAGGTGTTCGCCTTTGCGCCACCCGACTACAGCCTGCTGCAGGACATACGCAACCAGGGCGGCGTCATTTTGGTGGATGACAAGAACATGCCCATTGTGTCCAGCAGCAATGGCATTGTCGCAGCCAGCAATGTGGTCAGCGCGCCCGCCAACAACATCGACATGGCCTTCGGCCTGAACAGCATGGCCAGCACGGCCGGACCCCTGAGCGTCGCCTCGACAACGGTGCGGCGTCCGCTGCTGCGCGACAATAGCTTTCGCATACCCTCGCCCATCATGCAGCCGCCGCGCGGTGGCAGCGCCTGCGGCATGTCCAGCGCTGCACTCGACTGGGAGCTGAACGGACTGCGCAGTTCGCCCGGCCTGCACTTCAGTGCGCCGCGCACAACGCAGGCCATACCCGGCTGCATGGATCTGGTTAAGGTGCGCAATTCGAATGCACTGTCGCTGTCCTTTGCCACCGAGGGCCATGAGGACGGCCAGGTGAGCCGGCCCTGGGGCCTGTGTGTCGATAAAATGGGGCATGTTCTAGTCTCGGACAGGCGCAACAATCGTGTGCAGGTCTTCAATCCGGATGGCTCGCTCAAGTTCAAGTTCGGTCGCAAGGGCGTGGGCAATGGCGAATTCGATCTGCCCGCCGGCATCTGTGTGGACGTTGATAATCGCATCATTGTTGTCGACAAGGATAATCATCGCGTTCAGATATTCACCGCAAGCGGCGTCTTTCTGCTCAAGTTTGGCAGCTACGGCAAGGAGTACGGCCAGTTCCAATATCCCTGGGATGTTGCCGTCAATTCGCGCCGTCAAATTGTCGTCACAGATTCGCGCAATCATCGCATACAACAATTCGATTCCGAGGGACGCTTCATACGTCAGATCGTCTTCGATAATCATGGCCAGACGAAGGGCATTGCCTCGCCGCGCGGCGTCTGCTACACGCCCACGGGCAACATAATTGTGTCCGACTTTGACAACCATTGCCTCTATCTGATCGATCCGGACATCAATGAT ATACTGTCTGTCAAGGGCCATGAGGGCTCCGGCTTCCATGAGTTCAATCGGCCCTCGGGCCTGTGCTGCGATGACGAGGGT
- the Coop gene encoding uncharacterized protein Coop, which yields MSMELAYNASSASTSPPVSFGFTNTAKLPIETVKRLIAAVSRRPVLWLRNNASGQKRSDITPIWFDVGKDVNLPADVCRVKWGHLRDNFRKVYIRNNLSNESPSSWRFYNDMRFMEHAVHENILRQARTRGNSKKHPPGHWTENNNLILDDGSKYDEPIVATEPICELSDSYDSELHQPSFSDISSFFEDRDCKRVKLELSNGDAHSQRDEELNDDDFDEDAASENEEEHHKHGTPDPSVFTIEVLDDDEEMAQPMSKQKSSLSNGSIKSEADVKPQSQPGSNNLPFKYISMDASTNTEPNGADALDDADRMFLLSLMPFLQRLDERRKLRVRQKLQNVLIEELEFG from the exons atgagcATGGAGCTGGCCTACAATGCGTCATCGGCGTCTACCTCGCCGCCCGTCTCCTTTGGCTTCACCAACACCGCCAAGCTGCCCATCGAGACGGTGAAGCGTCTCATTGCCGCCGTTTCACGTCGTCCAGTGCTCTGGTTGCGAAACAATGCGAGCGGCCAAAAGCGCAGCGATATTACGCCAATTTGGTTTGATGTCGGGAAGGATGTTAATTTGCCAG CTGACGTGTGCCGTGTGAAGTGGGGACACCTGCGCGACAATTTCCGCAAGGTGTACATACGAAACAATCTGTCGAACGAGTCGCCCTCCTCGTGGCGCTTCTACAATGATATGCGCTTCATGGAGCATGCGGTCCATGAGAACATCTTGAGGCAGGCGCGCACGCGCGGCAACAGCAAGAAGCATCCGCCGGGACATTGGACGGAGAACAACAATCTGATACTGGACGATGGCAGTAAATATGATGAGCCCATTGTGGCCACCGAGCCCATCTGTGAGCTGAGCGATAGCTACGACTCGGAGCTGCATCAGCCCAGTTTCTCGGACATCAGCTCGTTCTTTGAGGACCGGGACTGCAAGCGGGTGAAGCTGGAGCTGAGCAACGGCGATGCGCATAGCCAGCGGGATGAGGAGCTCAACGATGATGATTTCGATGAGGACGCCGCGTCCGAGAACGAAGAGGAGCACCATAAACATGGCACACCCGATCCCAGCGTCTTTACCATCGAAGTGCTGGACGATGATGAGGAAATGGCGCAGCCCATGTCCAAACAGAAATCAAGCCTGTCCAATGGCAGCATCAAAAGCGAGGCGGATGTGAAGCCACAATCGCAGCCGGGCTCCAACAATTTGCCCTTCAAGTACATCAGCATGGATGCGTCTACCAATACGGAACCAAATGGCGCCGATGCGCTGGACGATGCGGATCGCATGTTTCTGCTCAGCCTGATGCCATTCCTGCAGCGCTTGGATGAGCGTCGCAAGCTGCGCGTCCGCCAGAAACTGCAAAACGTTCTGATTGAGGAACTGGAGTTTGGCTGA